Within the Echinicola sp. 20G genome, the region GGCTATAAAGCTAACCTCGGCCTTAAAAGCGGGAAAAAACAAGAAACATACCCCAGTCGATATGACATTGGAAGATACAGCTTATCTTCAGTATACAGGTGGAACAACTGGAGTTTCCAAAGGAGCAGAATTGACCCATGGAAACATAGTGGCTAATATGCAGCAAATATCTGCTTGGATGAAACCAAAACTGGTGGAGTATGAAGAAGTGGTCATCACAGCCCTGCCGTTATATCATATTTTTGCATTGACGGTAAATTGTCTGGCAATGCTAAAAATTGGAGCTCACAATGTGTTGGTGACCAACCCTAGGGATATGAAGGCTTTTTGTAAAGATCTTGGCAGTCATAAGTTTAGTGTTCTGACCGGGGTGAATACCCTGTTTAATGGCTTACTTAACCAAGAGGCTTTTAGAAATTTGGACTTTAGTTCTTTGAAAATCTCAGTGGGTGGCGGAATGGCCGTACAAAAGTACGTAGCAGAAAAGTGGAAGGAAGTCACCGGGACGCCATTGGCAGAAGGATATGGACTGACAGAAACTTCTCCTGTGGCTTGTTGTAATCCCATTGATGGTACAGAGAGACTAGGTACGATTGGCTTGCCCTTGCCCAATACAGAAGTGAAGATTGTGGATGATGAAGGAAATGAATTGGCTAATGGTGAGAAAGGTGAGGTTTGTATAAAAGGGCCCCAGGTGATGAAGGGTTATTGGAAAAGGCCAAAGGAGACAGCTGATGTGATGCTTGGAGAATGGTTGAAGACTGGAGATATTGGGGTGCTGGATGATGATGGCTTTGTGAAGATCGTAGACCGCAAAAAAGAAATGATTTTGGTGTCAGGTTTCAATGTTTACCCGAATGAAGTGGAAGATGCCATTGCTACCAATGATAAAGTTTTGGAAGTTGGAGTGATTGGAATGCCAGATGAGCGTTCTACAGAGCGGGTGATAGCTTATGTGGTGCCGGGTGACAAATCACTCACTGAAGAGGAAGTCATTAAGCATTGCAGGGAGTCACTTACCAATTATAAGGTTCCTAAGGAGGTCCATTTTGTGGATGAGCTTCCCAAATCTAATGTGGGAAAAATCCTTAGAAGGATTATCAAGGAAAACCACATGAAACAATCAGCATAAAAAAAGCTCTCCGTTAAATACGGAGAGCTTTTTCTTTATATACTAACTTCTTGATCTTTAAAGGCTGCCCTTGGTTTCAAGTTAAGCGTTTGGAATAGTTGCTTGTCCATGTCCACTTCAGGGTTCGGCGTTGTCAAGAGCTTGTCCCCAGCAAAAATGGAGTTTGCTCCGGCCATAAAACACAGGGCTTGTTCTTCAGTGCTCATTCTGACCCTACCTGCTGAAAGCCTCACCATGGCTTTTGGCATGATGATTCTAGCTGTGGCAATCATTCTGACCATTTCCCAAACGGATACTTTTTCTTGTTCCTCAAGTGGAGTACCTTCCACAGGTACCAAAGCATTGACGGGTACTGATTCTGGGTGACTTGGTAGTGTGGCCAAAGTATGGAGCATTCCCACTCTGTCATCCAAGTTTTCTCCCAATCCGATAATTCCACCAGAACATACAGAAATGTCCGCTTTTCTAACATTGTCCAAAGTGTTCAACCTATCATCGTAGTTTCTGGTAGTGATGATTTCGTTGTAGTGCTCTTCGCTAGTGTCTAAGTTGTGATTGTAGGCATATAAACCAGCATCTTTCAGTTTCTTAGCTTGTTCTTCAGAGAGCATTCCAAGCGTACAGCACACTTCCATCCCCATGGTGTTTACTCCTTTGACCATGTCCAGTACTTTGTCAAAGTCCCTATTGTCTCGGACTTCTCTCCAGGCAGCTCCCATACAAAAACGGGTACTTCCAGCAGACTTTGCATCGGCTGCTTTTTGGAGCACTTCTTCTACTTCCAATAATTTATGGACTTTCACATCAGTGTGGTACCTTGCTGCCTGAGGGCAATAGGCACAGTCCTCGGGACAACCACCGGTTTTCACAGATAGCAAGGTGCAAACCTGCACTTCCTGTGGGTCATTGAATTCTCTATGAACGGTGGCGGCTTTATAGATGAGTTCCAATATTGGTAAATCAAAAATGTTTTTGATTTCTTCTCTTGTCCAGTTATTTCTAATCTCAGTCATCAAAATTGGATTTGTATGAATCATTACAAGCCTTAAAATTATTGATTTTTAGCAAGTATGTAATGAATTTCAAGGTTTTTCCTTCGTTTGTATTATCTGTGTCCCTTTTGCATCTAGGTGATATGGGGCATTTATTGATTGTTTAATCGTATCAAGAGCCTGTGTGACTGTTCATAATGCCTTTTTTCATGGACAGTAATAATGTCAAGGGCGGTCTCTAATGAGTAAGCGATTAACTTATTGGCTGGGGAATTGATAACTTGGTGTTTTTCCAAAAAAGGTTTAAGCTTTGGTATCCACGCCGATAAAGCTTTTTGATGATTCTCAAATTCTTTGAGGAGTTCATCGCTTTCAGGACCCTGGTATTTATTTGGTTCCCAAATAGGAATGGTTTTGATCTTTTTTTGGTTTTCTGGAGTAACAGATTTTAAGATCATGTTTCCAATTGCCCGGTGAAGAAAACCGATATTCCCAATAAAAGGCTTTTGATAGGTGCCTTCTTCCAATTGCTTGAAAATAGGAAAGTAGCTTTCATTGATCAAAATAAGGTGCTGGATGTTTTCAGCGATACTCCAAGTATTCGGGTTTGGCTTTCTATAAAGTTTTTCAGGAGAAACATCTGCAAAACTTTTCAGGAATTTCTGGGTAGTCTCGTCGATGCTAGTTTGCCAGTTATTGATTTTGGTATCCATAAGAATTGACTTTTGGTCTCAGGTCTTTCCAGCGTTAATCTCAAATGCCAAATTAAATTTTGGGACATTTTGGGCCAAAAATCGTTATAATGATTGACAAATTACTAAAATTGAAAAGTAAATTTATAATTACACCCACAACCCTTTGAAGTAGAATGATGTATGCCATTGTAGATATTGAAACGACAGGCGGATATGGAAAAAGGCATAGGATCACAGAAGTGGCGGCATTGGTGCACGATGGAGAAAAGGTGCTGGAGTCATTTCAGACTCTGATCAATCCTGATTGTGAAATTCCCGGCTATATTACTGGCCTTACAGGAATTGACCAAAGGATGGTGGAGGATGCTCCTTTCTTTGAAGATATCGCAGAAGCGTTTTTTGAGTTTTTGAAGGACAAGGTCTTTGTGGCACATAATGTCAACTTTGATTATCAGTTTATCAAATCTGAATTTGAAAGGGTGGGGATGGAATTTGATGCTCCTAAATTGTGCACGGTCAGGTTGAGTAGAAAGATTTTTCCGGGTCTGAGATCTTACAGCTTAGGCAGTATTTGTGAACATAAAGCCATTTCCATTAAGGCCCGACATAGGGCTTTTGGTGATGCGGAAGCCACTGCTGAATTGTTTGGGATGTTGTTGGCAGCTGATGATGAAGGGGTGGTTCAGGCTTTGCTAAAAAGAAACTCCGGAGAAGCTTTTTTACCTCCCAATATTACCAAAGAGCAATTTTTGGAGCTTCCAGAGGATATAGGAGTCTATTATTTTCATGATGCCAATGGCAAAGTAATATATGTGGGGAAAGCACTAAATATCAAAAGTCGGTTCAAAGGTCATTTTTCTGGTGCAGGAAAAGGGAAACAGGCCATGAAAACGGCAGTGTACAGCATAAGTTATCAGTTGACTGGTAGTGAGTTTTTGGCCTTATTGGTGGAGGCTTTGGAGATCAAGAAGCATTGGCCAAAGTTTAATAGAGCCCAAAAGGTAAAAGAGGCCAATTGGGGGCTTTACCGGTATCAAGATGGAGCTGGCTATGAACGTTTCCAAGTAGCGAAAGTAAACAGGTTTAGTAAGGCTGTCCTGACCTTTAGGTCTCATCACGAGGCCTGGTCTTATTTACTGGGAAAAGTGGAGCAATACCGCTTATGTGCGAAGCTTTGTGGTATTCAAAAGACAAAGGGAGCTTGTTACGATTATCAAGCAGGGGCTTGTGATGGTCCTTGCTGTGGAGAAGAGGAGGTGACAAGCTACAATGAAAAAGTCAAGCGGTGGATGGATAATATCCAGAGAGAGCGGGCCAGGTTGTTGATAAGAGAAAAGGGAAGAACCAGGGAAGAGCATGCGGCCATCTATTTTGAGGATGGTATTCTCCAAGCTTATGGTTTTATAGAGGCTTCTTTGGAAGTGGATTCTGATGAAGAAGTATTAGGCTATTTGGATAGAGTCAAACCTGTTTCCGATACTACTCCAATCTTAGAGCAATATTTGAGCAAACAGCTATCCAAAACCGTAAAAGTGCTGGGTTGATCCTTCGGTATGTGCTAGTAAAACGGATTGTTTTGACAGTATTTGGGGAAAGAGGGAGTTAAACTAGCCTGAAAGTGAAAGGGCTGTTTTAAATAACGCAAAAAATGGTTCGAAATTTTGATGATCCCAAATTTTTTTGGTTAAAATTCAGTGATTAAAGAATTAATGTTTATTATGTTTTATACTTTTTCGCTAATACAGTAGAATTGTTTATATTGATAGTAGCAGAGTTACTAAAGTTTTCTTGAACCCAAAAATTTCCTAGATATGAAAAAGTTGTTTTGTTTTGCCATTGTTTTTCTATTGGCTGCCCGAATTTCTTTTGCGCAAGAAGATCATCAATATATGGTGATTGAATTTATCAAAGTAGCATCCACACAGATGGTAGATTACTCAGATAATAAGGATTTCATGGAGAAAATTTATGAGGAAGCAGTAAAGCAGGGGGATGTGGAAGGATGGGATCTCTGGTCACTTCAATCAGGCCCTGATCAAGGTGAATTTCAATTTGTAACCATCACTTATTACAATGACCCTGTTAAGATGATGAACGCGATGACTGATGATAATTTTTTGAATTATGCCAAGAGGGCATACTCTTCAACGATGTCGGAAAGCCAGATCGAATCAGCCGTAAAAAGTGCGGTGCAAAACCGGGATTTGGCCATGAGGGCATATATGGTTGAGGTAGCGGAGACCAAGGATAATTTTCAAATGAAACCTGGTGTTTTGGCTTCATTTGACCTGATGAAAGCGGCTGAGGGACGGTTTAACGAATATGAAAATGTGGAAAATGAGCTCTACTTGCCTTTTCACCAGAAGAAGATTCAAGCTGGAATGATGGGGAGTTGGAAATTTTTAAGAACAGCAGTGCCCATGGGGAGTGCGGCCGAATATACCCATATGACATTGAACTTTTATGATGATTATGTGCAGTTCTTCAACTCTATGGAGTATGAGGACATGGAAGCTTCTGAGGAGCAATTGACCGCGATGGAAGAAGGGTTGAGCTCAAGGGATCAAAAGTGGGTTTATATGGCCACCTTGTTGAAAGCTATTCGCTGATTAGATTTGAATTGAACCGATAATGAGCCTGTTTTGGATAAAAAGCAGGCTTTTTTATGATAAGGTATCTTCTATCGGGACCAATTGACTGACGATGTTGTCTAAAAGATCATTGTTTTCCGAGATAAACAGTTTTGCCGCTTCTGTGAGGGCTTCAATGTTTTTTTTGCTGACATCATCTATTTCAGAGGTGGCATTGTGCAAGGAAGGTTGAATCCTAATGTAGCTTTTGGCGTTTTTACCGGCATCGAAAATCCATTTCAATTGATAGGATACTGTTTCAGCGTTTCCTGACATCATGATTGAAATCAAAGGCTTTATCCATTGGGCGAGCCCATAACTTTTGACTTCCGAAAACAATAGGGAATTTTGTACTTCTCCTGTTCCAAGTGATAGCATGAACATATTGCTACTGGTAGGGTGGTTTACATACTCAAAAGCCAACTTCCGCACTTCTGCATAAGCGCACATCGCTGGGTTGTTGGCAAAGACTCCTCCATCAATCAATGGGTAGCTAACGTCAAGTGCAGAAGATATTTCGCTGGCTTCAAAATAAGTAGGGGCTGCGGCGGAAGCTTCTGTCACATCACGCACGAAGAAATCCTTAGCTTTGGTTTTTTGTGCATTGTGCTGAGTAAAAAACATTGCCTTTCGATTGCTGATTTCATATGCGGTGATCAGACATGGTTTGAGCAATTGACTTAGCATCGTGTTATCAAAAATCGATGCCATGGACCTTCTGAAAGTGTATTTAGAGTATTTTTCATCAATCAATCCCCAAAAAGTTTTAAGCTGATGAGATAAGTTTTTTTTGAATATGGCGGTTCCATACTTATGAAACATCTCTAAAATTTCTTTGGCGCTATACCTTGCTTCAGAAGGACTTTCTTTTGATGGAGTCAAAAGCGCACAAGCTAAGATTCCTCCAGTACTGGTTCCTGCTACAAAGTCTACGTAGTCCGCCAGCTTAGAATTTTTATTGCCGGTTTTAAGCTGGATCTTTTTTTCAATTTCATTAAGGATAGTTGCTGGAATTATCCCTCTAATTCCACCTCCATCTATTGAGAGAATACGCACTTTGTTCATGCTATTTTGGGTTTGTCTAAAAGGCTACATACTCAATTGTTATTAGTAATTTAGGTAATATTTAGCTATCTAAATAATTGTTTAGCAATGGTTTGATTGTTTTTTGTTTCTTTTTTAATTCCGTGTTTAGGTTGTACTTAACGAGTTTTAACTTTTGGTCATAGGCTAAAAGTGAAAAATGGTAATAGAAAGGCAATATGGAATAATCAAAGTTTTGGGAAACATCCACTAGATTGAAGTTTAAAAGACAATTATGAAAAGGAATGTTGCTGATTCTAGGAGATCATTTATAAAAAAATCAGGGCTCGCTACAGTCGGGTTTATGGGCTTATATCAATTTGTAAGCCCATTAGTAAAAGCATCTTCAAAGGGACAAATAGCTGGCTATGGCCCGCTAATAAAAGACCCTAAAGGGATTTTGAATTTGCCCAAAGGGTTTAGTTACAAAATTATATCAAAGGCTGGAGAGAAGATGAAGGATGGCTTTCTTACACCTGGCAGGCCAGATGGAATGGGGACTTTTGAAGGCAAAGATGGACGGGTAATCATTGTTCGTAATCATGAGAATAGTCCAGATGAGTTTGAAGAAGGAGCTTTTGGAAAGAAAAATGAGTATTATTCAGAAGTAGACACTGACAAGCTTTACGAAACAGGGAAGGGTACTCTTCCAGGCCTTGGAGGTACTACAACCTTGGTTTATAACCCTGAGACAGGGGAAGTAGAGCAGGAATATTTGAGTCTTGCAGGGACTATACGAAACTGCGCCGGAGGGGTCACTCCATGGGGCTCTTGGTTGACCTGTGAAGAATCCACCGTTAAGAAAGGGGGCTATAAGGGGCAGTTAGAACAGGATCATGGGTATGTTTTTGAAGTACCAGCATCTGAAGAGCCCATTCTAAGCAAAGCACTTCCCATCAAGGAGATGGGACGTTTTAACCATGAGGCAGTTGCCGTTGACCCAAGAACCAGTATCGTCTATTTGACGGAAGATAGAGGTGATGGTCTTTTCTATCGTTTTGTCCCAAATGCTCCTGGAGAGCTTCAAAAAGGAGGAAAGCTACAGGCTTTGGCAATTACGGGGTCTCCAAGTCGGGATACCCGAAACTGGAAAGATCTTAAAGGGAAGAAGTTTCCTAAGAACACCCCAATTGAGGTGGAATGGATTGATTTGGAAGATATCGATGCTCCAGAGGATGATTTGAGGCATAGGGGATTTCAAGAAGGGGCAGCCTGTTTTGCCAGAGGTGAAGGGATTTGGTTTGGGGATGAAGAATTGTACTTTGCTTGCACTAATGGAGGAGAGATTTCAGCAGGTCAAGTGTTCAAGTATGTTCCTAGTGAGTTTGAAGGAACGACTGATGAAAAAGGGGCTCCGGGTAAATTGGAGCTATTTGCAGAGCCCAATGATAAGGAAATCCTAAAAAGCTGTGACAATGTAGCCATAGCACCTTGGGGGGATCTACTGCTATGCGAAGATGATCCGCATCCTTTTGTGGTGGGCATTACACCTCAAGGGATGTATTATAAATTAGCAGAAAACATTGGCTTTAGGACAGAGTTTGCTGGCGGAGTGTTTTCTCCTGATGGAAAAATCTACTTTGTCAATATCCAAGGGGCAGGCTTGACTTTGGCCATAACAGGGCCTTGGGATAGTAGAAGCTAGTATGTAACTAAAGAGAATAGGGCCATTGATAGGTGGCCCTATAACTCCCCTTTATCAATAGCAGTTGGTTTTTTGTTTTCATCAATCGCCACTAAGGTGAACGTGCCACTTATTGCTTTTTCTCTTCCTTCTTCGTACATCTGTTCGATAAAAATATCCACTTGGACCTTAATACTTGTTCTTCCGATGTGGACAATTCTTCCCACTAATTCCACAATGGTGCCTGCTGGTATGGGGACTGTGAAATCTATTTTGTCGCTGCTGACAGTTACCATACGCTGCCTACTGAATCGGGTAGCTGCGATAAAAGCAACTTCATCCATCATGTGCATGGCTGTTCCGCCAAACAGGGTGTCATAATGATTAACAGTATTGGGAAAGACAGCTTTGAAAATTCTGGTTTCAGCGTTTTCGATTTTTACTTCGAGTGAGGTCATATTTCTTTTTCAAGTGCTAAGAAGTGTGAAACTTTTTGGTGATGATCTAACAAAGGAAAGATCGTGATTTCACAAAGGTAATGAGATTGATCTTTCTTGTAATTTAATAATTTGGAGGTGAAAGGCTTTTCAAGCTTTAGATTTCTTGTTACCTCCTGCAACGCAAGTTTTGATGTGTCATCTCCCTGAAGAAAAGCAGGTTTTTTCCCAATGGCAAAGTTTGGACTGTAGCCAGTCATTTTTTTAAAGCCATGATTTACCCATATGATTTCTTCGTTTAAGTTGGTCAATACCAAAGCATCATAATTTAAGCTCAACATATCCAATTTACTCGCCCAGTTGAATTTATTCTTATAATAGTTTAAAGT harbors:
- a CDS encoding AMP-binding protein; translated protein: MKDFPWFENYPKSVPKEVDVEAYSSVIGLFEESIQKYGDAVAYECMGKQMSFNELDKLSRDFAAYLQNDLKLKKGERIAIQMPNLLQYPVVMFGALRAGLIVVNTNPLYTSHEMKHQFEDASVSAVVIVANFAKNLEEILPHLNVKHIIITEIGDLLGGLKGIIVNLVVKHVKKMVPAYHIPKAIKLTSALKAGKNKKHTPVDMTLEDTAYLQYTGGTTGVSKGAELTHGNIVANMQQISAWMKPKLVEYEEVVITALPLYHIFALTVNCLAMLKIGAHNVLVTNPRDMKAFCKDLGSHKFSVLTGVNTLFNGLLNQEAFRNLDFSSLKISVGGGMAVQKYVAEKWKEVTGTPLAEGYGLTETSPVACCNPIDGTERLGTIGLPLPNTEVKIVDDEGNELANGEKGEVCIKGPQVMKGYWKRPKETADVMLGEWLKTGDIGVLDDDGFVKIVDRKKEMILVSGFNVYPNEVEDAIATNDKVLEVGVIGMPDERSTERVIAYVVPGDKSLTEEEVIKHCRESLTNYKVPKEVHFVDELPKSNVGKILRRIIKENHMKQSA
- the bioB gene encoding biotin synthase BioB, which codes for MTEIRNNWTREEIKNIFDLPILELIYKAATVHREFNDPQEVQVCTLLSVKTGGCPEDCAYCPQAARYHTDVKVHKLLEVEEVLQKAADAKSAGSTRFCMGAAWREVRDNRDFDKVLDMVKGVNTMGMEVCCTLGMLSEEQAKKLKDAGLYAYNHNLDTSEEHYNEIITTRNYDDRLNTLDNVRKADISVCSGGIIGLGENLDDRVGMLHTLATLPSHPESVPVNALVPVEGTPLEEQEKVSVWEMVRMIATARIIMPKAMVRLSAGRVRMSTEEQALCFMAGANSIFAGDKLLTTPNPEVDMDKQLFQTLNLKPRAAFKDQEVSI
- a CDS encoding DinB family protein, with product MDTKINNWQTSIDETTQKFLKSFADVSPEKLYRKPNPNTWSIAENIQHLILINESYFPIFKQLEEGTYQKPFIGNIGFLHRAIGNMILKSVTPENQKKIKTIPIWEPNKYQGPESDELLKEFENHQKALSAWIPKLKPFLEKHQVINSPANKLIAYSLETALDIITVHEKRHYEQSHRLLIRLNNQ
- a CDS encoding exonuclease domain-containing protein, translating into MMYAIVDIETTGGYGKRHRITEVAALVHDGEKVLESFQTLINPDCEIPGYITGLTGIDQRMVEDAPFFEDIAEAFFEFLKDKVFVAHNVNFDYQFIKSEFERVGMEFDAPKLCTVRLSRKIFPGLRSYSLGSICEHKAISIKARHRAFGDAEATAELFGMLLAADDEGVVQALLKRNSGEAFLPPNITKEQFLELPEDIGVYYFHDANGKVIYVGKALNIKSRFKGHFSGAGKGKQAMKTAVYSISYQLTGSEFLALLVEALEIKKHWPKFNRAQKVKEANWGLYRYQDGAGYERFQVAKVNRFSKAVLTFRSHHEAWSYLLGKVEQYRLCAKLCGIQKTKGACYDYQAGACDGPCCGEEEVTSYNEKVKRWMDNIQRERARLLIREKGRTREEHAAIYFEDGILQAYGFIEASLEVDSDEEVLGYLDRVKPVSDTTPILEQYLSKQLSKTVKVLG
- a CDS encoding patatin-like phospholipase family protein, producing MNKVRILSIDGGGIRGIIPATILNEIEKKIQLKTGNKNSKLADYVDFVAGTSTGGILACALLTPSKESPSEARYSAKEILEMFHKYGTAIFKKNLSHQLKTFWGLIDEKYSKYTFRRSMASIFDNTMLSQLLKPCLITAYEISNRKAMFFTQHNAQKTKAKDFFVRDVTEASAAAPTYFEASEISSALDVSYPLIDGGVFANNPAMCAYAEVRKLAFEYVNHPTSSNMFMLSLGTGEVQNSLLFSEVKSYGLAQWIKPLISIMMSGNAETVSYQLKWIFDAGKNAKSYIRIQPSLHNATSEIDDVSKKNIEALTEAAKLFISENNDLLDNIVSQLVPIEDTLS
- a CDS encoding alkaline phosphatase PhoX encodes the protein MKRNVADSRRSFIKKSGLATVGFMGLYQFVSPLVKASSKGQIAGYGPLIKDPKGILNLPKGFSYKIISKAGEKMKDGFLTPGRPDGMGTFEGKDGRVIIVRNHENSPDEFEEGAFGKKNEYYSEVDTDKLYETGKGTLPGLGGTTTLVYNPETGEVEQEYLSLAGTIRNCAGGVTPWGSWLTCEESTVKKGGYKGQLEQDHGYVFEVPASEEPILSKALPIKEMGRFNHEAVAVDPRTSIVYLTEDRGDGLFYRFVPNAPGELQKGGKLQALAITGSPSRDTRNWKDLKGKKFPKNTPIEVEWIDLEDIDAPEDDLRHRGFQEGAACFARGEGIWFGDEELYFACTNGGEISAGQVFKYVPSEFEGTTDEKGAPGKLELFAEPNDKEILKSCDNVAIAPWGDLLLCEDDPHPFVVGITPQGMYYKLAENIGFRTEFAGGVFSPDGKIYFVNIQGAGLTLAITGPWDSRS
- a CDS encoding acyl-CoA thioesterase, with product MTSLEVKIENAETRIFKAVFPNTVNHYDTLFGGTAMHMMDEVAFIAATRFSRQRMVTVSSDKIDFTVPIPAGTIVELVGRIVHIGRTSIKVQVDIFIEQMYEEGREKAISGTFTLVAIDENKKPTAIDKGEL
- a CDS encoding PAS domain-containing protein, which produces MFFRKKYKITFRPAPLKSWDIYVQSIFQKPIKSLNEQDFNTLNYYKNKFNWASKLDMLSLNYDALVLTNLNEEIIWVNHGFKKMTGYSPNFAIGKKPAFLQGDDTSKLALQEVTRNLKLEKPFTSKLLNYKKDQSHYLCEITIFPLLDHHQKVSHFLALEKEI